A stretch of Chitinophagales bacterium DNA encodes these proteins:
- a CDS encoding NAD(P)-binding domain-containing protein produces the protein MKIGILGSGDVGRALGTGLTRIGHDVMIGSRSADNEKLKTWAEKTGASASIGTFADAASFGEMIFLCTLWSGTENALQLADIENFMEKVVVDVTNPLDFSKGMPPGLALGHTDSGGEQVQRWLKDSSVVKAFNTVGNTLMVNPNFPEGTPDMFYCGNNKDAKEKVKDILLKFGWNPIDIGGIEGARLLEPMCILWVIYGASTNTWNHAFTLLKK, from the coding sequence GTGAAAATTGGGATACTTGGATCAGGGGATGTAGGCCGGGCACTTGGAACCGGACTTACCCGTATTGGTCATGACGTGATGATTGGATCACGAAGTGCCGACAATGAAAAGCTTAAGACCTGGGCAGAAAAAACCGGTGCTTCGGCAAGCATAGGAACCTTTGCCGATGCTGCTTCTTTTGGTGAAATGATTTTCCTATGTACGCTTTGGTCAGGAACAGAAAATGCATTGCAGCTTGCGGACATCGAAAACTTTATGGAAAAAGTTGTAGTGGATGTTACTAATCCACTTGATTTTTCAAAAGGAATGCCTCCGGGTCTTGCTTTAGGTCATACAGATTCAGGAGGCGAACAGGTGCAGCGCTGGTTGAAAGATTCGTCTGTGGTAAAGGCATTCAACACCGTTGGTAATACGCTGATGGTAAATCCCAATTTTCCCGAAGGCACTCCCGATATGTTTTACTGCGGAAATAATAAGGATGCGAAAGAAAAGGTGAAGGATATCTTATTGAAGTTTGGATGGAATCCTATTGATATAGGCGGCATTGAAGGAGCGCGGCTGCTAGAGCCGATGTGTATACTGTGGGTGATTTATGGCGCGAGCACAAATACATGGAACCATGCATTTACATTATTAAAGAAATAG